Below is a genomic region from Papilio machaon chromosome 19, ilPapMach1.1, whole genome shotgun sequence.
atacatattaattttatgtttataccgaagttattttttaagaaaatagttGAGGTAGTTAAAACACTGATATATGTCGATAGAAACCTgcgattataaaatatctcttatataatatatatctcttatataaatatattacatgaTTGTAAATTATGATCTCTATgctgttatttattcaataagtaCATAAGTTGATGCTTTgtcatatataatatgttggGTTATTTCAGGtcaaatttacaaattgtCACCATGCTTTATTATAGAcccaaaatttaatatatctaagaatatttaatacaaaacgatatttaaaatagagtaaacctatatataaagttttaataaattaaaatacagtctTAATCACAACCATCAGATGATCTGTTGGAAAAAGTTTgttgatttataaatgattaattcaaatatataataaagttacagACAGTATTTGCACAATATATAACATGTactagatattttatatatttatgaagtatatgtatataataatatatgatTAACAGGAACAATAACAGCAAATTgtcatattaacattttagatATGTAtttggataaaaatatatatttattattaagatttatctTACACAGATTAactattaagtaataattatcttatataaattaataagatgGTGAATACACTCAtacattaatgataaagatAATACAAAGTACcactgatatttttaaatactactactaataaaattgtccatgaaatcatttcataatacagataaaaaaattaatacaaaatatctgtcatcaacctgcccttatacctatggagggtcggcacagtatgtactactcctccatacatctctatcagccgtcatatctaaatttacccccttcttacgcatatcctcttttacacaatccatccaaactttctttggtcttcctctacctttatagccatccacattcaaatatttgtatttgtattaatttttttatctgtattgtatgttttaatgtacatgatatgatatgttttatgttctgatatatatacatttttaatttaaacttgatCATTGATATACACCTTGGAATACTGATttctaaaatacattttcattttttgatATCAAAGATTCacgcaataaattaaaattatactacagcgacagactacatacaaacattatgCTGAATTGATTAGAACTACTCCTTTaaactagtttaatataatatatatgaagGCAAAAGCGAtccaaaacatattttgtttattttgaaaaatacaaaatttaatttttagttaatactttttataatacgaTATTCATGTGATCAATGTATTCGCATTGTGTATGATTGATAAAGTAACATCTTTTTGCAGATATATAGTGTCTTTTTCATGCATTTTAAGATGTGTCTTGAGTGCAGTAGCCTTACGGAATGCCTGGCCACAAGTGGAACATACGAAGGGTCGCTCACCTGTGTGGCAGCGGATGTGTGAGACTAAGTCTTGACGTTGGGTAAATGCTTTTTCACAATGTGAGCACTGATAAGGTTTCTCACCGGTGTGTCTGCGCCGATGGTTCTTCAAAGTTCCAGATGCGGTGAACTTCATGTCGCAGAGATCGCAGGCATAGGGTTTCTCCCCAGTATGGATGCGGCGGTGTTTGCTCAGAGAACTCGATGTGGTAAAGCTATTCCCACATTCGTCACACACAAAGGGATGCGCACCGCTGTGCTTTCGATTATGAGCTACCAACTCACCTTTTGATACGAATCTGTCAAAATTAATACCCTATtgttattatcatcatcatttacTTAACAATCCGTAAAagatattaagatatttttattaatcaatgtcaaaaatgtttactaaatGTGCAAGttgagttttaaaaatgtactttcaAAACTAACCTCTGTTCACAATTTTCACACTTGAAGAGCTTCAGCCCTTGGTGCCGCCGCATATGCTGAGTTAAATTGTTCTTCTGACTGAAGCCCTTGCCGCAATCAGAGCACAAGAAAGGTTTCTCTCCCGTATGTGTGCGAATGTGGTCCTTTAAGGTGGATAACACATAAAAAGCTTTGTTACACACAGGACACTGATGTCGCTTTTCCACTTTATGAGCTTCACGGTGATTATCTAGACTTTCTTGTGTTGAAAAGTTTTTAGCACAATATTCACATTTGAAACCAGTTTCTCTTGTGTGAACTGACAATATGTGGTTGTCCAAATGAGCCTGGTGTTGAAACTCTCTCTTACAAGTGTTGCAAATAAACTTGACACCCTCTTTCACTTTGTGAGTCTTCATATGTGCAGTGTATGAATGCTTATAAGTAAATCTTCTCAAACAAAGTGAACAACTAAATTTATCCGCAGGATGTGTGTTTTCAATTTGATGCATACGAAGATGCATTTTATATCTCTTCagagatataaatttaacattacattttgGGCATACTGATTCAACTTTTTCATCactttttttctcttttaccTTACGTGTTCTTGTTGTTCTAATAGTATTAAAAGTTTCCTtacaaattttcttatttaaatgttctttGTATTTATCACAACTGTCAAATATAGCCTCACACTTACacttatataatacatttgaGGTAGTAACTTGCTCTGTGACTTCCGCTTCATCCTTTGCATTACAATCTAATATTGGACATTGTATATCACCAGTGCTGTCTACAAATCCAAAACCTTCATTAATCTCATCTTTAggtttaaattctatttcaaTGTCGTTTTCTAATCCACTATTATTGTATGGAGATGTATTTGTTGGATAATCAGAATCCTGTGTAATGGCTTCGGTTAAATTTACATCTTTTATTAGCCGGTCATTTGCAAAACTGTGACCATTTAATACATGGGACTCTAAGCGAAGTAAATCAGAGAATTTCTTAGAACAAACACTACACTGATAAGGTTCATCCATACAAAACTTAGTAATAGACACTTCTTTAGTAGATTTATTATCTTCACTCACTGGAATGTTAATATTGCTTTCGGCATAATAAGCATCGTCTAAAGACCCTTCCGACTGAATACATCGCTTCTTGAACTGATCAAACTTAAGTATAACAGCGTAACACTCCTCACAGACTTGTTTTGCGTAATCATCACTTTCAGAAATGTaaagatttaatatgaaagaaaGACCCTCAGCTATTGTCCTATCGTCGCTTTCCATTTTGCTTGttaacaatttcatatttacaccTTTGCACAGACATACTCTACAAACAAGATCTAGTTTATCTATTTCAATTGGAAtatccattttaaaattaaaaaagttgttaattcatcaaattattcataaaagcAACAAATGAAAcacaaattacaaacattggattaaatgtcaatgtcaatatTGGTCAATTCAAATGTCACTCGTCAATGGTTGTAACGGCAACCAgagacaaaatatttataaattttcgaTTGTACCAAATAtcgatttgtaattttttatattagcgTATTTTAATGTTGCTAAAGCATGATGAAAATAacctaatatatttacaatttgaatGCAAATTATTATGCCTGTTCAACTTTCATTTATACAGGAAAATACTTACCACTATTATCAATCAACCAGGAAGAGATGAAACCGAACCGTGAAAGGTGATGATCAAGGGGTTGACAATGGAAACGACGGCAGTCAGATTGATTTTGAGGATGAAAACCTGGTGCACCAACACTACGTAAGGACTAGGTtagggagatgatgattatCAATCATGACATTTTTGAAGAGAATGAGAgatggtaatatttttgtgatacAGTCTTTAGCACAGTTGAAAATTACTGTTAGGCTAAAAACATGCAGGCATCAAGACTTCTGGCGACTATCCGAGGctttaaacataaacaacTTTAGATGTAAGAaaagttcatttttattcCGACATCTCAATATacgatgaaataatttatagagatctcattacaaaatacacattcaCAATTAGCTAAACTCTAATGAACACATGTTATGTGTTTGTACATgtaattctaaataaatacaatgttgTAAATCTTTAGCGTATTTTTATCCCGAAATTTGTTGAGGGTAACTCAGTGGAGTGATTTTTtactatgtaattttattatccaaACTATAGCAATTATTGCACAAAATCTATATACAAACAAACTCTTTTTTAGGctgtttattagaaaaaattacatcaaacaacgcctaaaataaaataaaaggacTATACGGAACAAAAACGtacactatatatatatatatatatagaatgCTCTCTTTAGTCTCAATTGCTCAATGTATACTTTACACCAGAACTCAGTGACACTTGTGACGCACACtactattgtatttatttaatttgtaatgcCGCCAGACGTTTCTTCAAATCTAACAACACGTTGACTTCCGGTTGCCAAACTGATTTGTCCTTTGTAGATGCTTTAAGTTTTCTAACTTTGTCGCCCTGtcgataacaaaataaatattagttctATACCAGATATCCATAACCGTATATCCAAGAATATCCGTATCACTTAAGATCCGCTAGTTATTAAGATACTTAATATACGAAAAATTCTTTAAGCTAACCCATTGGTCATGgtaaagtgaaattaaaaacaatgtctgaattatttcattttgaagatgacatttatttttgaattcttAGCTTGCTCGACGACTATTTAACctatataataacattttcaaagtTATACCTGTTCAGTGATAGCTTTTTCTAAGCTGGCAACATCGTCTTTATTGTTACTACTGGCAGCGTTGGTCTGCGCCTGCGCGGCTGTCAGTTGCTTTTTCAACTGCAGCAACTTGTCTACTTGGGGTTGCCACACACCTTTGTCTTTTGTTGATGCTTTTAACTTTCTCACTTTATCACCCTaggattattaaattgaatggaattttgaactaatctaaataaaattaaagctggttaaaaaactaatttaaagttcatgaatatattgaaataaaaattcataattcTCACCTGTTCAGCTATAGCTTTTTCCAAGCTGGCAACACTTTCACTGGACGTAGCTGTGGCCTCTTTTGGCACAGATTTGGCTGTTTCCAGCTGCTTTTTCAGATCCAATAACTTATTGACTTCTGGTTGCCACACCGCTTTATCTTTTGTAGATGCTTTCAATTGTCTTACTTTGTTACcctaagattttttatagaattaaaaaaagttaacaactTGTCAATGTTCTTTAAAATCATGATAACTGTAACAATTGCGtacaaactaaatattataaattattttcttacttgTTCCTCTACAGCTGCTTCAAGCTCTGCAACGGATCCTCTAGATGGCGAAGATTTGGTATCGCcattttgctaaaaaaaaattacattggtATACACTAAGGATTTGATTACTGGCACGAAATCCTAAGTTAATAACTCAAAGTTTTCCattgttgaattaaattttaaaaacccaATTTAGCAGTAGTTTATCGTTTACCTTAGCTCTATCGCTCTGTGTTCCCGCATACTTGGCTCTCAATTTCTCCAACAACTCGGGTTCTATCTTAGAGAAGAGCGGCTCCGGCTTGCCAATAATATGACCAGCCGGCAAGTACTGCACTAATGATGGATTcctataaaacaaattcatcataaacaaacaataaattacattatcacATGAATGTAATCAATTTcctacttaataataaatttaacagtggtagacgccagcaacaacatcagttgcacgaattggtcgccTCGCccagtgcaataccacgatcacacagaagactggcgtgaagtggaagcaattctgcgtacagtctgatgagtgtggtcccggaggtctaattttattcctctttcccttcccatcccttttcttataaggaaagaatgggaaggggaggtggatttgatggaggaggagatgcataggaaggttaaatattctctttttatgcgtctcctccttcatcaatttagggtaggcaacgcatcagcAATTGCGactgtctatgggcagcggtcgcttcgtaatttcggcgaattcatgaagccgcttgctcgtttgccaccttgtaattaaaaaaaaaaaaagattaacttACTGCGGATTGATTCTTAATGCTACTGCATCTATATTTAGTTGTTCCCGCAGCCGACGCGCTGTGTGAGGCATGAATGGCGCTAGTAGCGCGCACAGTAGCGCCACCAACTGACAACACAGACCTATCGCCGTCGCTCCTCGCACCCTGCAAGTGTTGCCATATTTACTGTgaacttttaaaatgaaactatTTAGGtggcattaataatatattactttaCCTAAGAGATATGAGAAACGATTAGTTATTTGTGGCATCATTACCAATGACACTTACGTATAATGttcaatcaaaaaaaaaaagtttctggatctaaattgtttttaagctgcgatatataattaaaatatctattaataGTAATACTTACTTATCCTGTTCGGATCCCTTGAGCAGTACCCATGGCTGTTCCGCCTGCATGTGCTGGTTGCCGAGGCGGGAGACG
It encodes:
- the LOC106715146 gene encoding zinc finger protein 436; this encodes MDIPIEIDKLDLVCRVCLCKGVNMKLLTSKMESDDRTIAEGLSFILNLYISESDDYAKQVCEECYAVILKFDQFKKRCIQSEGSLDDAYYAESNINIPVSEDNKSTKEVSITKFCMDEPYQCSVCSKKFSDLLRLESHVLNGHSFANDRLIKDVNLTEAITQDSDYPTNTSPYNNSGLENDIEIEFKPKDEINEGFGFVDSTGDIQCPILDCNAKDEAEVTEQVTTSNVLYKCKCEAIFDSCDKYKEHLNKKICKETFNTIRTTRTRKVKEKKSDEKVESVCPKCNVKFISLKRYKMHLRMHQIENTHPADKFSCSLCLRRFTYKHSYTAHMKTHKVKEGVKFICNTCKREFQHQAHLDNHILSVHTRETGFKCEYCAKNFSTQESLDNHREAHKVEKRHQCPVCNKAFYVLSTLKDHIRTHTGEKPFLCSDCGKGFSQKNNLTQHMRRHQGLKLFKCENCEQRFVSKGELVAHNRKHSGAHPFVCDECGNSFTTSSSLSKHRRIHTGEKPYACDLCDMKFTASGTLKNHRRRHTGEKPYQCSHCEKAFTQRQDLVSHIRCHTGERPFVCSTCGQAFRKATALKTHLKMHEKDTIYLQKDVTLSIIHNANTLIT